The Clarias gariepinus isolate MV-2021 ecotype Netherlands chromosome 20, CGAR_prim_01v2, whole genome shotgun sequence genome includes the window AAATGAATCTTTATTCAGTTAATTCTGTTACACTTACAGGAGTTCATCAGTAAATATTATGGCAAAACTGAAGCTTGGACTGGTCTGTCTGACACAGACACAGAAGGCATTTTTAAATAGATGGACGGTTCATCATTGACCACTGCGTAAGACATCCCTGCACTGTAATTTACTTATGCAGAACCAAACACATAAGAGTCAATAGTGAAAATTGAAAAACTATATATTCTCAAAAGCAGCTTATAACAACTATAACTTAAAACAGAATTAATTTTTCGTGTCTGTGTCTTACAGCTTTCAAAGAATTCATAAGATTCTATTGGTAAATACAGTACTTTTTAGTTATATAAAGGCCTTTTGTACCAGACATCACTACATAACTGCATATGAAAATATTCAGCAGAACAGAAGCTATCAGGAGCTAGGTTACTGTTTTATCTGTGTGAAAAAGCATCGAgttatctttcttttatttttttggctctAAAATAAACCTTGGACATACTTATTAAGTAAAATACATAGTAGCATCGTGAATACAACACTTTCTTTAATAACGTTCAAACGATctcaacaatttttttaatggatttgaTGTCCCTGCTCCCACGTCCTCCACCACACAGAAAACAGCCACtacttctgctctcccctcaaTCAATATCTCAGAGGATCAGGTCAAAAGTGATCTGTTTAAGCTCAGCCCTACAAAAGCTACAGGGCCAGATAAAATCAACCCAAGAGTCCTGAAATCATGTGCTCCCCAACTCTGTGGTGTCCTCTGGTACCTCTTTCGTCTGAGTCTGTCTCTACAGAAAGTCCCTGCATtgtggaaaacttcatgcatcgTACCGGTCCCCCAAAATACTGTACCGTGTTCCTGTGCCCAGGGCAACTACAGGCCTGTCGCTCTTATATCACACATTATGAAGGTGTTTGAGAGACTGATTCTGGATACACCTCGTCCCCTGGTGAAGTCCCCTCTGGACCCtcttgagttaaaaaaaaactttacttataataatatactgcCCACTTTTACTTTGCTCTAACTTTGTGTCTTAGTCTCTgttatttttcaatttatttattaatttatttatttgtttaaacaaaagGCACAAGTTCGAATTACTATGTTAACTATAAACCAGAAAGTTCGATTTTATCAGGTTTGGCACAAACTatagtgtttattgtttttgttttttgtttgttgttattttgcaTTACAATAAACGATTggatataaaaagaaaactagAGCTATTAGAAGCTACTTAACTCTGTGATTCCTGTTACAAGAAAATGTGAAATCCATGTGTGACTAATAATTACAACACAAATGAAAGTGTGTTACTGTAATCTGACCAACAAAGAATATGCTTAGTCATGCAGATTAGAGAAAGCCTTACAGGATAATAAAGTGTGCATTCAGCACAAATGTGTTTCAGTCacttctgtttctctgtctttttaaattacttttttttttaattagtagaCATATTTGATATTAGACACAGTTCTTTTCCACCAAATAAAGGGAATTTCattaaaaagtgtatttttaaaatgttatcatTACAATCAAAGAATAAAACTAGAAAATAGttagaaaatataataaataatggtaGTAGTAACTAGGTGTCAGTCATGTCACACTGCTTTGTCATAAAtccctttttttgtaaaaagcaCTCTTTTATATTGTAGTTGTAAATGTCTTGTTCATGATATGTGTTCTTAAAAAGgtaaataatgtatataaaggACATCATGATTTAAATCATCATAACAGTATTATTACCTAATACGTTAATATACTTTAATGCTTTTTAGATAAATACTGTAAACATGCTTTTACCTTTTAACCTCCAACTTAATATCTTATAAATATTAcagctttttaaataaactattacAGGACGTTGTAAAATTGTTTATTCTGAGTTTTTTGCTCAAGTCACTTTCTCCCTACTGATTTTGCAATTTCCTCCACTTATGAAAGTACAAAAAGTTCATGATTTCCtcatttagagaaaaaaaaacttaaataggCAGACTGACTTCTGTGGTAATTAGGAACTGTGATACATGTGTCAAAGCTGACAGGAACTATACAAACAAATTGAATTCCTTAAAATTGCAAAATGGAGAGTCGAGAGGGTGCTTATGCCAAGTCAAGCTGTACTACTAAACAAACATTTGACATTCAGGACAATAGAAACATACCAATAGTTAGCAATGGCAAAAAGAATCCAATGGAAGAAGATGATGGCATTCTCAGGATCAGGACAATCTTGGGTATGTACACagacaaacacccacacacacaaactcacacatggTAAACAGTCTACCATACAGTTACAAACCAGATTTCTTCACAtgcactatatactgtatgggtaCATTTATAATGACGAAAAAACTTAAAATTCTCAGgaccttttttacatttaaaatcctCATATTTGTTTGACAGAAATATGGGATTATTTACAAAGCAATGAACATGTTTCAGTGTAGTTAAGTTTTTATGTTTAAgtaaactgtaatttttttttctgattcccttctgtcattttttggtgatttattttctatttaaatgtaGCAGCACAAAAGACAGGATAAGTGAATATAATGTCAATAGAATTGTCTGTGTCATAGGACTCAATGGTGCAGGGGGCAAGTGTTACAGAGTGACTGCATTGTGTGTggtgctgctgtgtgttctcctgATGACTGCAGTCACAGTGCTGGGGatcaaattattaaataaagaaaacatccAACAAACCGGATACAACAACCTGACTACAGATGGAGACCAGTTACAGGCCAGATACAACAACCTGCTTATAGAAaaagaccagttacagaccagttacaacaacctgCTTATAGAAAGAAAACAGTTACAGAAGAGaaacaacaacctgactatggGGAAACACCAGTTGCAGACCAGatacaacaacctgactatggAAAAacaccagttacagaccagttccaacaacctgactatagagagagaccaattacagaccagttacaacaacctgactatagagagagaccagttacaggcCAGTTccaacaacctgactatagagagagaccaattacagaccagttacaacaacctgCTTATAGAAAGAGAACAGTTACAGAGGAGaaacaacaacctgactatggAGAAacaccagttacagaccagatataacaacctgactataaagagagaccagttacagaccagatATAACAACCTGACTCTaaagagagaccagttacagaccagatacaacaacctgactattgAGAAACACTAATTACAGACCAGTAACAgcaacctgactatagagagagaccagttacaggcCAGTTccaacaacctgactatagagagagcccaattacagaccagttacaacaacctgCTTATAGAAAGAGAACAGTTACAGAAGAGaaacaacaacctgactatggAGAAACACCAGTTGCAGACCAGatacaacaacctgactatggAAAAACACCAGTTACAGACAAGaaacaacaacctgactatggAGAAacaccagttacagaccagttccaacaacctgactatagagagagaccaattacagaccagttacaacaacctgactatagagaggGACCAGTTACAGGCCAGTTccaacaacctgactatagagagagaccgattacagaccagttacaacaacctgCTTATAGAAAGAGAACAGTTACAGAAGAGaaacaacaacctgactatggAGAAacaccagttacagaccagatACAACAATCTGACTCTAAAGaaagaccagttacagaccagatacaacaacctgactattgAGAAACACCaattacagaccagttacagcAACCTGACTacagagagagaccagttacagaccagatACGACAATCTGGCTATGAAGAGAGagcagttacagaccagttaccaAAACCTGACTATGGAGAGAGACCACTTACAGACCAGATACAACAACCaggctatagaaataaaacaaatacagagTAGATATGACAGCCTGCTTATAGAAAGGGACCacttacagaccagttacaaaaaactaactttagaaagagaccagttacagaccagttacaacaacctgaTAATAGAGAGAGACCAGATGCAGTCTACTAATTATGAACTGAATAGGATGAAAGATCATCAAGAAGCCAAACTAAAGGAATTGTCAAACAAAATCGTAATTTTACAAGCTGGTTACGATGACATGAAAAACAAGCGTGATGTGTTGCAGATGAAAAAGGACAGCGTTCAGAAGAAGTTGGATGCTGCAGGTAAGAAGTCAATTAAGCAATTGTAAATAGTTTGCATAAATTCAAAACATTTaactactgattttattttttagatccAACTTAATTCATTAGTACATGTAGTTCCTTATATACAAATGAATTCCTTACCTGGAGGAAGTTCATAAGTTTAACTAAATGAGTCTCAAATGCCTTTGacataaatatacaatgtaaagcataccaatccacttgactgaatctgtcccctttttccacatgtggccaaaaaccgtaACTGTACCTAACCAAATTAATCTCACACACTGAGACGTTGTCTCACAGCGATGTCTCTGTGCCATTACAATTTGAGGGGAATCccggatgccattttgtctcagacctgttttccactgtattggacagtAAACTCTATTTTGTTGAGAATCTTCCCGAAATTAGAATTATTCACCATTAGGACAGTTtaacaggacagacattttctattattgtgtttatggactgattcattgaaacagGTGAGGCGGTGTtatttctcccgcacccccacacatgcacacagatacaATATATTagattttagaattttttttacattcacttacacactaaaaatattggatataattgtaaatattgatatGGTGCACTGCTATGGTGTCTATTTTTGGacaatacatgtgagctacttctgtgatttGTTCACATCTACGAACATTGGTGCGTTCAAATCTGTGGAAATTAgtaacttgaatgtttgtaAATTGGGGACTAAGcgtataacgcttttaacagtggtcattgtggAAAAGCAGCTTTTACAGGATCAGATTCTGTTTGGTTAGaagatgttgattaatttcATAAGTTCTTGTTTCCGTGgaacaataataaacaaaaaattatttaataaagaaaaatgtctcAGCATTGATAAGCTCTGTGAGGAGatgtgtatttaatatttacttagGTAATGTCATCACTTTGTAATAGTTAGTAAATTTCCTATTAGTATTTGATTGCATTGAATgtaaccaaaaaataataataaattggacagaaaaacaaaatgtcatttttcctaaatcacatcatcatcattgtgtTTTTTGGAAGTACACTAAAGATGATGTTTTCTACTTTGTGATTGAATTTACATATAAAAGTGGGATGGACATATTCTGGCTCTGCATTTTATTTGATCTCCACCGAGACAAAAACCTGGAGTGAGAGCAGACAGGACTGCAGAAGTAAAGGATcagacctggtgatcataaacagcaGTGAGGAACaggtgggtgtgggtgtgtttgtgtgcgcgtaagtgagagagagagcaagaaagaGCGCTCAAACCAACATATATTGTGCTGTCATTTGTAGGAGTTCATCATTAAACTGCTCGGCAGCAGGCGTGCATGGATTGGTCtgactgacagagagagagagggagagtggaaATGGGTGGATGGTACACGACTGACCACTGCGTAAGAAACTGAAatcaattttcttttcttttttaaaaatataaaaaaatttcaggAATCACCAGCAGAAATTTTAGATTTTGCTAAAGCTACTGTATGGGTCTGAGTCTAATTCTGATTCTCTTTGTTTAAGGTACTGGCATCATGGTGAACCGAATAATAGAGGTGACGAGGACTGTGCTGAGATCCTGGGTTTTCCCAATTGGAGGAAATGGAATGACAGGCCGTGCTCGAACAAAGAGTTATGGATatgtgaaataattattaattaaaatacttttctttaaatactttttagtactttaagtaaaatacagtaaaattatAAAACGTTTACAATTAGTCGTTGTTCTTGTTGGGTCATTTAAAACTCTTATTTAATGTAGAGATCTTCAGTAAAGGCGATCCATTTCTGCTTTCCaatgttacattacagcgttgcTTTCTGATACAAGTAACGAGTAATATTAGAGTAATATTcctttgcagaaaataaaaactcctttgtgatttcacatgcatgttgttttagtcaagactttcataattattttacttaattatttatcatcactcagtgaagtttggcccataatctcttaattactaatacccctatataataatactatataataataCTAGAGTCTTGGTGCTGTGTGTCGGTCTTGGCATAGttaaaccgcataggtgagataggggtataacagcagaaataacagaGGAGGGCGGGTTGTCAGGGGCAGTTCCTGTAagacgacttttacacacacacacacacacacacacacacacacacacacacacacaataacagttTGGGAATAACCGCTGCCTCGCTTATGGATTACATAAATAGTCTAAATAacgaattacatttttgaaaatataactaaataacttacTGTGAGTAAAGTACTTACTGTAAATGGCGGACTTAACGCATacgattactcgttacatcaaaaaagtaatccaagtactctaacgcatCACTGTTGATCATAGTAGTCTTCTTTATAGATTCAAAAAGGAGATTGAAAATCTCCTTCATAGATTAGACagtctcctggctcagatcctatttgattGATTATTAtcagattttacatttaaatggtgtctattctgcatgttctcaagtggagtttAATGTTGATgattcagttttaggcccactgcattacatgcttcctttgggctTCTCCTACCTCCTCAGTTCCTCTTGCTGCCACAGCTATAACCCAGATACCTTATTGCCTAATGGCCTGACTATTTATCTATATACACCAGAATTTATCgtgaaatattttactgtcCGAGAAAGCAAAGTAATAGGGTATATTCCAAAATCTTGCAATAATATTAATCACACCTTGATCAACATTTGAGTGGCTTACCAAGAagaataattagttttttagaATTATATAAGTATAACCACTGTGTACATAATATTTAATCTGAAGCTTAAATAAACTCTGATCACTGACCCTCCAGgtcttttacaaataaaataaagtcttttaacatattttacaacatacagtggtgtgaaaaactatttgtcctcttcctgatttcttattcttttgcatgtttgtcacacaaaatgtttctgataatcaaacacatttaactattagtcaaagataacacaagtgaacacaaaatgcagtttttaaatgatgactattatttagggagaaaaaaaatccaaaccttcatggccctgtgtgaaaaggtaattgccccctgaacctaataattggttgggccacccttagcagcaataactgcaatcaagcatttgcgataacttgcaacgagtcttttacagcgctctgaaggaattttggcccactcatctttgcagaattgttgtaattcagctttatttgagggttttctagcatgaaccgcctttttaaggtcatgccacaacatctcaataggattcacaggtcaggactttgactaggccactccaaagtcttgattttgtttttcttcagccattcagaggtggatttgctggtgtgttttgggtcattgtcctgctgcagcaccaggtccaggtcctgaagcagcaaaacaaccccagaccatcacactaccaccaccatattttactgttggtatgatgctctttttttttttaaatgctgtgttacttttacgccagatgtaacgggacacgcctcttccaaaaagttcaacttttgtttaGTTGGTCCACAAGGTactttcccaaaagtcttggcaatcactgagatgtttttttagcaaaattgagacgagccttaatgttctttttgcttaaaagtggtttgcgccttggaaatctgccatgcaggccgtttttgcccagtctctttcttatggtggagtcgtgaacactgaccttaattgaggcaagtgaggcctgcagttctttagatgttgtcctgtggtgttttgtggcctctcggatgagttgtctctgtgctcttggggtaattttggtcggccggccactcctgggaaggttcaccactgttccatgtttttgccatttgtggataatggctctcactgtggttcgctggagtcccaaagctttagaaatggctttataacctttaccagactgatagatctcaattacttttgttctcatttgttcctgaatttctttggatcttggcatgatgtctagcttttgaggtgcttttggtctacttctctgtgtcaggtagctcctatttaagtgatttcttgattgaaacaggtgtggcagtaatcaagcctgggggtgactacagaaattgaacttaggtgtgataaaccacagttaagttattttttaacaaggggggcaatcactttttcacacagggccatgtagatttggagttttttttctcccttaataacgtaaacctccattcaaaaactgcattttgtgttcaattatgttatctttaactaatagttaacggtttttgatgagcagaaacatttaagtgtgacaaacatgcaaaagaataagaaatcaggaagggggcaaatagtttttcacaccactgtatgtaaatattttggTGCAAAAACTCAATGTTTCTGCATCAACCATGGTGTAAATCATCAAATGTGGTGTGATTTCTGTGA containing:
- the LOC128508313 gene encoding LOW QUALITY PROTEIN: C-type lectin domain family 4 member F (The sequence of the model RefSeq protein was modified relative to this genomic sequence to represent the inferred CDS: substituted 1 base at 1 genomic stop codon); this translates as MESREGAYAKSSCTTKQTFDIQDNRNIPIVSNGKKNPMEEDDGILRIRTILGLNGAGGKCYRVTALCVVLLCVLLMTAVTVLGIKLLNKENIQQTGYNNLTTDGDQLQARYNNLLIEKDQLQTSYNNLLIERKQLQKRNNNLTMGKHQLQTRYNNLTMEKHQLQTSSNNLTIERDQLQTSYNNLTIERDQLQASSNNLTIERDQLQTSYNNLLIEREQLQRRNNNLTMEKHQLQTRYNNLTIKRDQLQTRYNNLTLKRDQLQTRYNNLTIEKHXLQTSNSNLTIERDQLQASSNNLTIERAQLQTSYNNLLIEREQLQKRNNNLTMEKHQLQTRYNNLTMEKHQLQTRNNNLTMEKHQLQTSSNNLTIERDQLQTSYNNLTIERDQLQASSNNLTIERDRLQTSYNNLLIEREQLQKRNNNLTMEKHQLQTRYNNLTLKKDQLQTRYNNLTIEKHQLQTSYSNLTTERDQLQTRYDNLAMKREQLQTSYQNLTMERDHLQTRYNNQAIEIKQIQSRYDSLLIERDHLQTSYKKLTLERDQLQTSYNNLIIERDQMQSTNYELNRMKDHQEAKLKELSNKIVILQAGYDDMKNKRDVLQMKKDSVQKKLDAAVGWTYSGSAFYLISTETKTWSESRQDCRSKGSDLVIINSSEEQEFIIKLLGSRRAWIGLTDREREGEWKWVDGTRLTTAYWHHGEPNNRGDEDCAEILGFPNWRKWNDRPCSNKELWICEIIIN